From the genome of Haloterrigena sp. KLK7, one region includes:
- a CDS encoding NADH:flavin oxidoreductase, with protein sequence MATLEDPIEIGGVTIPNRLYRAPLLECAGNGPDAVDALIDDLEPAAESGVGLICQGATIVRGDGGCAAPGMTRVHDPDFVSRLSRLTDRIHDYGSRIFVQLEHGGLRSMETWHAEYRREHPDLEQLAVSRPPWQLRLLDRLGFLDYDPRVLSTEDVYDLAADFGRAAASAVDAGYDGIHLAGANMGIVQQFLSPFYNRRDDEFGGSPAARLEFLAVVHDEIRDRAGDVPLMTKVPAETPAPPAPVVRRKLSLEDGVEIARRLERIGYDAVVPVQTSVVWDMSIVRGEYPERAWTNEGLQAAYDAAFGGSTRKRLVSAANRVQSLQYDFESAWNADFCRRVRERVSIPVLAEGGIRERSRMDRLLGGSSGGGTNGGEPPACDMVGMARPFYAEPRLGARLLETGAEDTDPRVLCESCNNCTVPQVTGAPGICRTPDVLRKRGELEREGVYDRTES encoded by the coding sequence ATGGCCACCCTCGAGGATCCCATCGAGATCGGCGGCGTCACGATCCCCAACCGGCTCTACCGCGCGCCGCTGCTCGAGTGTGCGGGCAACGGCCCCGACGCGGTCGACGCGCTAATCGACGACCTCGAGCCGGCCGCCGAGTCCGGCGTCGGTCTCATCTGTCAGGGAGCGACGATCGTCCGCGGCGACGGCGGCTGCGCCGCGCCGGGGATGACCCGCGTCCACGACCCCGACTTCGTCTCGCGGCTGTCCCGGCTGACCGACCGCATTCACGACTACGGCAGTCGAATCTTCGTCCAACTCGAGCACGGCGGCCTGCGGAGCATGGAGACCTGGCACGCCGAGTATCGCCGGGAGCACCCCGACCTCGAGCAGCTCGCGGTCTCGCGGCCGCCGTGGCAGTTGCGGCTGCTCGATCGACTCGGCTTCCTAGACTACGATCCGCGCGTCCTCTCGACCGAGGACGTGTACGACCTCGCGGCCGATTTCGGCCGGGCCGCGGCGTCCGCGGTCGACGCCGGCTACGACGGGATCCACCTCGCGGGGGCCAACATGGGCATCGTCCAGCAGTTCCTCTCGCCCTTCTACAACCGGCGCGACGACGAGTTCGGCGGCAGTCCGGCGGCGCGACTCGAGTTCCTCGCCGTCGTCCACGACGAGATCCGCGATCGGGCCGGGGACGTCCCGCTGATGACCAAAGTACCGGCGGAGACGCCCGCGCCGCCCGCACCCGTCGTTCGCCGAAAGCTGTCGCTCGAGGACGGCGTCGAGATCGCCCGCCGACTCGAGCGGATCGGTTACGATGCGGTCGTCCCGGTGCAGACGTCGGTCGTCTGGGACATGAGCATCGTCCGCGGAGAGTACCCCGAACGGGCGTGGACTAACGAGGGGCTGCAGGCGGCGTACGACGCGGCCTTCGGCGGTTCGACGCGAAAGCGACTCGTCTCGGCGGCGAATCGGGTCCAGTCGCTGCAGTACGACTTCGAATCCGCGTGGAACGCGGACTTCTGCCGGCGCGTTCGCGAGCGGGTGTCGATCCCCGTGCTTGCAGAGGGCGGGATCCGCGAGCGATCGCGGATGGATCGGTTGCTGGGGGGCTCGAGTGGTGGGGGAACTAACGGGGGCGAGCCGCCGGCCTGCGACATGGTCGGCATGGCCCGGCCCTTCTACGCCGAACCGCGGCTGGGTGCGCGACTGCTCGAGACCGGGGCAGAAGATACCGACCCGCGGGTGCTCTGTGAGAGTTGC
- a CDS encoding amidohydrolase family protein gives MYQHNGEEIFVIDGHVHLWDATEENIKHEGGEEFIQCFYDYHTTFTPDDRQWSIDEYREYGADRMVEDLFGNAAADMAIFQPTYLTDFYEDGFNTTEQNAELATEYPERFVLNGTFDPRDGEEGLEYLEELHETYDVPGVKLYTAEWRGESKGWRLDDEEAFEFLEKCSELGIENIHAHKGPTIRPLNRDAFDVADIDDAASSFPELNFVVEHVGLPRLDDFCWIATQESNVYGGLAVAAPFAQNRPGKFSEILSELLWWLGEDRVVFGSDYAIWNPDWLVEEVIEAELTQEHRAEYGVEWDLETKRKVMGENIADLYDIDIEEKRRAFRNDEISREFGLGDHYASEEPAAADD, from the coding sequence ATGTACCAGCACAACGGCGAGGAGATCTTCGTCATCGACGGGCACGTCCACCTGTGGGACGCTACAGAGGAGAACATCAAACACGAGGGCGGGGAGGAGTTCATCCAGTGTTTCTACGACTATCACACGACGTTCACCCCGGACGATCGGCAGTGGAGCATCGACGAGTATCGCGAGTACGGCGCCGACCGAATGGTCGAGGACCTGTTCGGCAACGCCGCCGCGGACATGGCGATCTTCCAGCCGACGTACCTCACTGACTTCTACGAGGACGGCTTCAACACGACCGAGCAGAACGCCGAACTCGCGACCGAGTACCCCGAACGGTTCGTGCTCAACGGCACGTTCGATCCTCGGGACGGTGAGGAGGGCCTCGAGTACCTCGAGGAACTCCACGAGACCTACGACGTTCCGGGCGTCAAACTCTACACCGCCGAGTGGCGCGGCGAGTCGAAGGGGTGGCGACTCGACGACGAGGAGGCGTTCGAGTTCCTAGAGAAGTGTTCGGAACTGGGGATCGAGAACATCCACGCGCACAAGGGCCCGACCATTCGCCCGCTGAACCGCGACGCGTTCGACGTGGCCGATATCGACGACGCGGCCTCGTCGTTCCCGGAACTCAACTTCGTCGTCGAACACGTCGGACTGCCCCGCCTCGACGACTTCTGCTGGATCGCCACCCAGGAGAGCAACGTCTACGGCGGGCTGGCCGTCGCCGCGCCGTTCGCCCAGAACCGGCCGGGCAAGTTCTCGGAGATCCTGTCCGAACTCCTCTGGTGGCTCGGCGAGGACCGCGTCGTCTTCGGGTCGGATTACGCCATCTGGAACCCCGACTGGCTGGTCGAGGAGGTCATCGAGGCCGAACTCACGCAGGAACACCGCGCGGAGTACGGCGTCGAGTGGGACCTCGAGACGAAACGGAAGGTCATGGGCGAGAACATCGCCGACCTCTACGACATCGACATCGAGGAGAAACGGCGGGCGTTCCGGAACGACGAGATCAGCCGGGAGTTCGGTCTCGGCGACCACTACGCCAGCGAAGAACCCGCGGCGGCCGACGACTGA
- a CDS encoding NAD(P)-dependent alcohol dehydrogenase — protein sequence MQAARLHEYTEEMSEALQIDDIDRPDLERSDQVLVEVAGAGWCQTDNHIIEGMWAEYAPQDLPMTLGHENAGIVAETGEEVTLVEEGDPVICHPVQTCGICRPCRLGEDMYCENSAFNGLTTDGGFAEYLQTNERAVIPLPDGVDPTEIAPHADAGITAYHAVKKAVDELNPGDTCVVVGVGGLGHIGLQCLEAMSAADIVAADIKDEALELAEDLGARHTVNSAEEDLPDVIADLTDDKGAQQVIDFVGSDETTGLAGDVVAAGGDHHIVGYGGHIHEPSQALVDGEFSFRGTLVGKYAELQELVALVDRGEVELRTERHDLSEINTVAERLEHNEIEGRAVIQPP from the coding sequence ATGCAAGCAGCACGACTCCACGAGTACACCGAGGAGATGAGCGAGGCGCTGCAGATCGACGATATCGACCGCCCCGATCTCGAGCGGTCGGATCAGGTGCTGGTCGAGGTCGCGGGCGCGGGGTGGTGCCAGACGGACAACCACATCATCGAGGGGATGTGGGCGGAGTACGCTCCGCAGGATCTGCCGATGACGCTGGGTCACGAGAACGCCGGGATCGTCGCCGAGACCGGCGAAGAGGTGACGCTGGTCGAGGAGGGCGATCCGGTGATCTGCCACCCCGTCCAGACCTGCGGCATCTGTCGGCCCTGTCGGCTCGGTGAGGACATGTACTGCGAGAACAGCGCGTTCAACGGGCTCACGACCGACGGTGGCTTCGCGGAGTACCTGCAGACAAACGAGCGCGCCGTGATCCCGCTGCCCGACGGCGTCGATCCGACCGAGATCGCACCCCACGCCGACGCGGGGATCACGGCCTACCACGCCGTCAAGAAGGCGGTCGACGAACTGAACCCCGGCGACACCTGCGTCGTCGTCGGCGTCGGCGGCCTCGGCCACATCGGCCTGCAGTGTCTCGAGGCGATGAGCGCCGCCGACATCGTCGCCGCCGACATCAAGGACGAGGCCCTCGAGTTGGCCGAGGATCTCGGCGCTCGACACACCGTCAACTCCGCCGAGGAGGACCTCCCGGACGTGATCGCGGATCTGACCGACGACAAGGGCGCCCAACAGGTGATCGACTTCGTCGGGAGCGACGAGACGACGGGGCTCGCGGGCGACGTCGTCGCCGCCGGCGGCGACCACCACATCGTCGGCTACGGCGGCCACATCCACGAACCCAGCCAGGCACTGGTCGACGGCGAGTTCTCGTTCCGGGGGACGCTGGTCGGCAAGTACGCCGAACTGCAGGAGCTCGTCGCGCTCGTCGACCGCGGCGAGGTCGAACTGCGCACCGAACGCCACGACCTGAGCGAGATCAACACGGTCGCGGAGCGACTCGAGCACAACGAGATTGAGGGCCGGGCGGTGATCCAGCCGCCGTGA